In one window of Duganella dendranthematis DNA:
- a CDS encoding MFS transporter produces the protein MNPQDSALAARDGLPPDARWLAMLSVAIGVGMSALDTAIANTALPAIADQLLTTPAASVWIVNVYQLAMVATLLPFAALGEVIGYRRVCLIGLTLFTAASLACALAWSLPSLVVARLFQGIGGAAMMGVNTALVRSIFPAKLHGRGFGLNSLVVAVGFAVGPTAASLILAVSSWPWLFAINVPLGVIAVLLGRRALPHTHRASHKIDAPTAILNVFAFGLLILTFGDAAHQEGWQRLLPEVIATLVLFVLLLRRQAGHAAPMLPVDLFKRPLFALSALTAVCTFAAQGLAFVSLPFYFEHTLGRSPIETGFLLTPWAVLVAVMAPIAGRLSDRYPPGALGGIGTALLSSGLVAMVMLPANPTVFDIGWRMAWCGIGFGFFQAPNLKAIMGSAPPSRAGGASGIVATARLIGQATGAALVAYCFTLSPLRGTSYALMLAAAFAAVGCVASFSRLVVTQATDQA, from the coding sequence ATGAACCCTCAAGATAGCGCGCTGGCTGCGCGCGACGGCCTGCCGCCCGATGCGCGCTGGCTTGCCATGCTGTCGGTTGCCATCGGCGTCGGCATGTCCGCGCTCGATACCGCAATCGCCAACACCGCCCTACCCGCCATCGCCGACCAGTTGCTTACCACGCCCGCTGCCTCGGTCTGGATCGTCAACGTTTATCAATTGGCCATGGTCGCCACACTGCTGCCGTTTGCCGCACTGGGTGAAGTGATCGGCTACCGGCGCGTGTGCCTGATTGGCCTGACGCTCTTCACCGCCGCCTCGCTGGCCTGCGCGCTGGCGTGGTCGCTGCCGTCGCTGGTGGTGGCGCGGCTGTTCCAGGGGATAGGCGGCGCCGCGATGATGGGCGTGAACACCGCGCTGGTGCGTTCCATCTTCCCCGCCAAACTGCACGGACGCGGCTTCGGCCTCAATTCGCTGGTGGTGGCGGTGGGCTTTGCGGTCGGCCCGACCGCCGCGTCGCTGATCCTGGCGGTCTCCTCGTGGCCATGGCTGTTCGCCATCAACGTGCCGCTGGGCGTGATCGCCGTGCTGCTGGGCCGCCGCGCGCTGCCGCACACGCACCGCGCCAGCCACAAGATCGACGCGCCCACCGCCATCCTCAACGTGTTTGCCTTCGGCCTGCTGATCCTCACCTTCGGCGACGCCGCGCACCAGGAAGGCTGGCAACGACTGCTGCCGGAAGTGATCGCCACGCTGGTGCTGTTTGTGCTGCTCTTGCGCCGCCAGGCCGGCCATGCGGCGCCGATGCTGCCGGTGGATTTGTTCAAACGACCGCTGTTCGCGCTGTCGGCGTTGACGGCGGTGTGCACCTTCGCCGCGCAAGGACTGGCATTCGTTTCGCTGCCGTTTTATTTTGAGCATACGCTGGGCCGCTCGCCGATTGAAACCGGTTTTCTGCTGACGCCATGGGCGGTGCTGGTGGCGGTGATGGCGCCGATCGCCGGCCGCCTGAGCGACCGTTATCCGCCCGGCGCGCTGGGTGGCATCGGTACCGCCTTATTGTCGTCCGGGCTGGTGGCGATGGTGATGCTGCCGGCGAATCCAACCGTGTTCGATATCGGCTGGCGCATGGCGTGGTGCGGTATCGGCTTCGGCTTCTTTCAGGCGCCGAACCTGAAAGCGATCATGGGCAGCGCGCCGCCGTCGCGCGCGGGTGGCGCCAGCGGCATTGTCGCCACTGCGCGGCTGATCGGCCAGGCGACGGGTGCGGCGCTGGTGGCGTACTGCTTCACACTGTCGCCTTTGCGCGGCACGTCGTATGCGCTGATGCTGGCAGCGGCGTTTGCGGCGGTCGGTTGCGTGGCCAGCTTCTCGCGGCTGGTGGTAACGCAGGCAACTGATCAAGCGTGA
- a CDS encoding class I SAM-dependent methyltransferase has product MTDTLYDYVLAHSLREHPAQTALRAATRGHERASMQISPEQGQFMALLVKLMGARNAIEVGVFTGYSALSVALALPPEGRLIACDISDEYTSVAKPFWQQAGVADKIDLRLAPAQDTLQALLNDGEAGLYDFAFIDADKVGYDGYYESCLQLLRPGGLMVLDNTLRDGRVAARAEDPDTAALQALNIKLREDQRIDLSMLPISDGVTLARKR; this is encoded by the coding sequence TTGACCGATACATTGTATGACTACGTCCTTGCGCATTCGCTGCGCGAGCATCCGGCGCAAACCGCGCTGCGCGCCGCCACGCGCGGGCATGAACGCGCCAGCATGCAAATCTCGCCGGAGCAAGGCCAGTTCATGGCGCTGCTGGTCAAGCTGATGGGTGCGCGCAATGCGATTGAAGTCGGCGTGTTCACCGGCTACAGCGCGCTGTCGGTGGCGCTGGCGCTGCCTCCGGAAGGCCGCTTGATCGCCTGTGACATCAGCGATGAATACACCAGTGTCGCCAAGCCGTTCTGGCAGCAAGCCGGCGTGGCCGACAAGATCGACCTGCGACTAGCGCCAGCGCAGGACACGTTGCAGGCATTGCTGAACGACGGCGAGGCCGGGCTATACGACTTTGCTTTCATCGACGCCGACAAGGTGGGCTACGACGGTTATTACGAAAGCTGCCTGCAGTTGCTGCGTCCTGGCGGCCTGATGGTACTTGATAACACGCTGCGCGACGGCCGCGTCGCCGCCCGCGCCGAAGATCCGGACACCGCCGCGCTGCAAGCGCTCAACATCAAACTACGCGAAGATCAGCGCATCGATCTGTCGATGCTGCCGATCAGCGACGGCGTGACGCTGGCGCGCAAGCGCTAA
- a CDS encoding flavodoxin family protein, which yields MPEVRQGQAPEKLERKEFRLQFMRSFVDPRFEQAADALAQVEEIAWRNYDEGRKAPITQKAGSEFADPDYDMSVEWKATRDRLLAAEQRQKDASTQSRVLLIIGAARNDGSCPGEISKTYRMSLWAKEVLTAADIEVDILDLSLLTSAYDQHIHPCKGCVSTAMPLCHWPCSCYPNHGERQVNDWMAEIYEKWVAAHGVIILTPTYWYQAPSVLKLMIDRLVCADGGNPDPTTTHGKKAAEAKALELAGWDYPKHLAGRAYGLVVHGDVAGIEGLRRGLADWLDWMGLIDAGKQSALDRYVGYYESYADSHATLDKDEAFQEEVRNVARSVAVAVEQLRRGALHKADEDIKPARPK from the coding sequence ATGCCGGAAGTAAGACAAGGACAGGCGCCAGAAAAGCTGGAGCGCAAGGAGTTTCGTTTGCAGTTCATGCGGTCGTTCGTTGATCCGAGGTTTGAGCAGGCCGCGGACGCGCTGGCGCAGGTGGAGGAAATCGCCTGGCGTAATTATGATGAGGGACGCAAGGCGCCGATCACGCAGAAGGCCGGTAGTGAGTTCGCCGATCCTGACTACGATATGTCGGTGGAGTGGAAGGCGACGCGCGACCGGCTGCTGGCGGCTGAGCAGCGGCAGAAGGATGCGTCGACGCAGTCGCGCGTGTTGCTGATCATTGGCGCGGCGCGCAATGACGGCAGCTGTCCCGGGGAGATATCCAAGACGTATCGCATGAGCTTATGGGCGAAGGAGGTGCTGACCGCTGCGGATATCGAGGTCGATATATTGGATCTGAGTTTGCTGACGTCGGCCTATGATCAGCATATCCATCCGTGCAAGGGCTGCGTGTCGACTGCCATGCCGTTGTGTCATTGGCCATGCAGCTGTTATCCAAATCACGGTGAGCGCCAGGTGAATGACTGGATGGCGGAGATCTACGAGAAGTGGGTGGCCGCGCATGGCGTCATTATTCTGACGCCTACCTACTGGTATCAGGCGCCGTCTGTGCTCAAGCTGATGATCGACCGGCTGGTGTGTGCGGATGGCGGCAATCCAGATCCGACCACCACGCATGGCAAAAAGGCTGCCGAGGCCAAGGCGCTGGAGCTGGCCGGGTGGGATTATCCGAAGCACCTCGCCGGACGCGCGTACGGCCTGGTGGTGCATGGCGACGTGGCCGGCATTGAAGGGCTGCGGCGTGGCCTGGCCGACTGGCTGGACTGGATGGGATTGATCGATGCGGGCAAGCAGTCGGCGTTGGATCGGTATGTCGGCTATTACGAATCTTATGCCGACAGCCACGCGACGCTGGATAAAGACGAGGCGTTTCAGGAAGAGGTGCGCAATGTGGCGCGCTCGGTCGCGGTGGCGGTGGAACAGCTGCGCCGCGGTGCATTGCACAAGGCGGACGAAGATATCAAGCCGGCGCGGCCAAAGTAA
- a CDS encoding helix-turn-helix domain-containing protein, producing the protein MDINLLIARRLRELRDAQGLSLDALATRSGVSRSNISLIERGESSPTAAVLDKLASALGVSLATLFEDKSEDSEPSPVARVAEQPVWTDPGSGYTRRSLSPSAPSPLQLVDVVFPAGQRVAYDSVPHNADIHQQVWMIEGAMDISAGDQQWRLKAGDTLAMRLDRHIVYHNPSDKPARYLVALATQATTRRNP; encoded by the coding sequence ATGGACATCAACCTTCTCATTGCCCGCCGTCTGCGGGAACTGCGCGACGCCCAAGGGCTGTCGCTGGACGCGCTGGCGACCCGCAGTGGCGTCAGCCGCTCCAACATCTCGCTGATTGAACGCGGCGAGAGCAGCCCTACCGCAGCGGTACTGGACAAACTCGCCAGCGCATTAGGCGTATCGCTGGCCACCCTGTTTGAAGACAAAAGCGAAGACAGCGAGCCGTCGCCGGTCGCCCGCGTTGCCGAGCAACCGGTATGGACCGACCCAGGCTCTGGCTATACGCGCCGCAGCCTGTCGCCGTCCGCGCCGTCGCCGCTCCAATTAGTGGATGTGGTCTTCCCAGCAGGCCAACGGGTAGCCTACGACAGCGTGCCGCACAACGCCGACATCCACCAGCAGGTATGGATGATCGAAGGTGCGATGGACATCAGCGCCGGCGACCAGCAATGGCGCCTGAAAGCCGGCGACACGCTGGCCATGCGCCTCGACCGTCACATCGTCTATCACAACCCTTCCGACAAGCCGGCACGCTACCTGGTGGCGCTGGCCACGCAAGCCACTACCCGGAGAAATCCATGA
- a CDS encoding GNAT family N-acetyltransferase — MTAIDADIVVRRISTDEARERVAPLANALADVLIDCVKGGASVSFMLPLAREKALDFWHGVLQAAARKERVLLVAETTAGRILGTVQLITAQPDNQPHRADVAKMLVHRDARRRGLAAQLMAAVEQAARDEAKTVLVLDTVTGGDAERLYQRAGWQAVGSVPNFALMPDGAYCGTTFFHKQI, encoded by the coding sequence ATGACCGCCATCGACGCCGATATCGTCGTCCGCCGCATCAGCACCGACGAAGCGCGTGAACGCGTAGCCCCGCTGGCAAACGCATTGGCCGACGTCTTGATCGATTGCGTGAAAGGCGGCGCCTCGGTCAGCTTCATGCTGCCGCTCGCGCGCGAGAAAGCGCTGGATTTCTGGCACGGCGTGCTGCAAGCCGCTGCCCGCAAGGAGCGCGTGCTGCTGGTGGCGGAAACCACAGCGGGCCGCATCCTCGGCACCGTCCAGCTGATCACCGCGCAGCCGGACAACCAGCCGCACCGCGCCGATGTCGCCAAAATGCTGGTACATCGCGACGCCCGCCGCCGCGGCCTCGCCGCCCAGTTGATGGCCGCCGTCGAACAGGCCGCGCGCGACGAAGCCAAGACTGTGCTGGTACTGGACACCGTCACCGGTGGCGATGCCGAGCGCCTGTACCAGCGCGCAGGCTGGCAGGCCGTCGGCAGCGTGCCTAACTTCGCGTTGATGCCGGATGGCGCCTACTGCGGCACCACCTTCTTCCACAAGCAGATCTAA
- a CDS encoding NAD(P)-binding protein, with protein sequence MMHSPLQLKNADMYGFFVRGDLAKLQATLDGTLNAVAGARMRFKAISPYVLITFTQVNHADSAAPVDHAKGWITEIDIVTWIMVGAMDDEGELAHIYYYPAHIFVDDAMALINGRELFGYPKYLCEYEIGAQRCALSAKGFHPFSPETKIALHPLLEVNATQANGDEREISSLLELIEQAIELFASIPDFFNMDIAGWEDIISLLRNPRIDQIFLKQFPDSFGLKAVYQAILAAPATIDKIHGGKLLGHDYEAVLHAFDSFPLNDTLGLQLGAQQAILPYYLNFDFTAQPGEELVDNSSVAPQKIAILGGGVSAMTTAYYLTDQPGWQNNYDITLYQQGWRLGGKGASGRNAAYGQRIEEHGLHIWFGFYSNAFRMIKAAYAQLDRPPGAPLATWRDAFKQQDYVALSEKVGEQWHNWSITFPTLPGEPGEGDQKITLWQMAVAMVSWIEQWIRSLDHLTKEMELAPHPHHTGIIPDWLYHLAEGVTSSASELMDDVSLLAGALSGMVFNMAEDAGKGQHLALAGAMAGVRSKLHSRYAKLIAGADGNVGDEIRRLFICLDLGMTIMKGVFEDGVIRNGFDVINDIDFRDWLRKHGGDEQLAVNSAPVRGFYDLIFAYEGGHFDKPNAEAGTMLRSMARIGLAYKGGIMFKMQAGMGDTIFTPLYQALLKRGVKFKFFHKVEELVPDGAQIGSIRMTQQVQLAGADYDPLVPVKGLDCWPGAPLYPQIDELQAQLLQAKEINLESHWTDWPEVYREAFGKELPTVTLKRGVDFDQVVFGISIGSLPVLCPQLLAQSPALLTTTEKVQTVATQAYQVWLNKDLTQMGWAHQPGGQQPVLSGFTEPFDTWAPMDQLLEREDWPAPLDPRNVSYFCSALTVDSYPPASVHGFPAQMAEIAKQGAINQLSKEIASLWSAAGPAGAFPWQWLVDGSEATGVQRFDAQYWRANVDPSERYVMSVVGSTRYRLRTDQSGFSNLFLTGDWIKTGINAGCVEAAVMAGMQASRAISGYPVVIEGESDF encoded by the coding sequence ATGATGCATTCACCGCTGCAATTGAAAAACGCAGACATGTACGGCTTCTTCGTCAGGGGCGACCTGGCGAAATTGCAGGCCACGCTGGACGGCACGCTGAACGCGGTGGCCGGCGCGCGCATGCGCTTCAAGGCGATTTCGCCGTATGTGCTGATCACCTTCACCCAGGTCAACCACGCCGATTCGGCGGCGCCGGTCGATCACGCCAAGGGCTGGATCACGGAGATCGATATCGTCACCTGGATCATGGTCGGCGCCATGGATGACGAGGGCGAACTGGCGCACATTTACTATTACCCGGCGCACATCTTCGTTGACGATGCGATGGCGCTGATTAACGGCCGTGAGCTGTTCGGCTATCCCAAGTATTTGTGCGAATACGAAATCGGCGCGCAGCGCTGCGCCTTGTCGGCCAAGGGCTTCCATCCGTTTTCGCCGGAGACCAAAATCGCGCTGCATCCGCTGCTGGAGGTGAACGCCACGCAGGCCAACGGCGACGAGCGGGAAATCAGCAGCCTGCTGGAGTTGATCGAGCAGGCGATAGAACTGTTCGCGTCCATTCCCGATTTCTTCAACATGGATATCGCCGGCTGGGAGGACATCATCTCCCTGCTGCGTAATCCGCGCATCGATCAGATCTTCCTCAAGCAGTTCCCGGACAGCTTTGGCCTGAAGGCGGTGTACCAGGCCATTCTGGCGGCGCCGGCGACCATCGACAAGATCCACGGCGGCAAACTGCTGGGCCATGATTACGAAGCGGTGCTGCACGCCTTCGACAGCTTCCCGCTCAACGATACGCTGGGTCTTCAACTTGGCGCGCAGCAGGCCATCCTGCCGTACTACCTGAATTTCGATTTCACCGCGCAGCCGGGCGAAGAGCTGGTGGATAACTCGTCGGTCGCACCGCAGAAGATTGCGATCCTCGGCGGCGGCGTCAGCGCCATGACCACGGCCTACTATCTGACCGATCAACCGGGCTGGCAGAACAACTACGACATCACGCTTTACCAGCAAGGCTGGCGATTGGGCGGCAAAGGCGCCAGTGGACGCAATGCTGCGTACGGCCAGCGCATCGAGGAACATGGGCTGCACATCTGGTTCGGCTTTTACTCCAACGCGTTCAGGATGATCAAGGCCGCTTATGCGCAATTGGATCGTCCGCCCGGCGCGCCGCTGGCCACTTGGCGCGACGCCTTCAAGCAGCAGGATTACGTGGCCTTGTCCGAGAAAGTCGGCGAGCAGTGGCACAACTGGTCGATCACGTTCCCGACGCTGCCGGGCGAACCGGGTGAGGGCGACCAGAAGATCACGCTGTGGCAGATGGCCGTGGCCATGGTGAGCTGGATCGAACAGTGGATACGCAGCCTGGATCATCTCACCAAGGAGATGGAACTGGCGCCCCATCCCCACCATACCGGCATCATTCCTGACTGGCTGTATCACCTGGCCGAAGGCGTGACATCGTCGGCGTCAGAGTTGATGGATGATGTGTCGCTGCTGGCGGGCGCCTTGTCCGGCATGGTGTTCAACATGGCGGAAGATGCGGGCAAGGGCCAGCATCTGGCGCTGGCAGGCGCCATGGCGGGCGTGCGCAGCAAGCTGCATTCGCGCTACGCCAAACTGATTGCGGGCGCCGATGGCAATGTGGGCGATGAGATCCGCCGGCTGTTTATCTGCCTGGATCTCGGCATGACGATCATGAAGGGCGTGTTTGAAGATGGCGTGATACGCAACGGCTTCGATGTGATCAACGATATCGATTTCCGCGACTGGCTGCGCAAGCATGGCGGCGATGAGCAACTGGCCGTGAATTCTGCGCCGGTGCGCGGTTTCTATGACCTGATCTTCGCATACGAAGGCGGTCATTTCGACAAGCCGAACGCGGAAGCCGGCACCATGCTGCGCTCCATGGCGCGCATCGGCCTGGCCTACAAGGGCGGCATCATGTTCAAGATGCAGGCGGGGATGGGCGATACCATCTTTACGCCGCTGTATCAGGCGCTGTTGAAGCGCGGCGTGAAGTTCAAGTTCTTCCACAAGGTGGAGGAGCTGGTGCCGGACGGCGCGCAGATCGGCAGTATCCGCATGACGCAGCAGGTTCAGCTAGCCGGCGCCGATTACGATCCGCTGGTGCCTGTAAAGGGGCTGGATTGCTGGCCGGGCGCACCGCTATATCCGCAGATTGACGAGCTGCAGGCGCAACTGCTGCAAGCGAAGGAAATCAACCTGGAGTCGCATTGGACCGACTGGCCGGAGGTGTACCGCGAAGCTTTCGGCAAGGAGCTGCCAACGGTAACGCTGAAGCGCGGCGTGGATTTCGATCAGGTGGTGTTCGGGATTTCGATTGGTTCCTTACCGGTGCTATGCCCGCAGTTGCTGGCGCAAAGCCCGGCGCTGCTGACGACCACGGAGAAGGTGCAGACGGTGGCCACGCAAGCCTATCAGGTCTGGCTCAACAAGGATCTGACGCAGATGGGCTGGGCGCATCAGCCGGGCGGCCAGCAGCCGGTGTTGAGCGGTTTCACCGAACCGTTTGATACCTGGGCGCCTATGGATCAGTTGCTGGAGCGCGAGGACTGGCCGGCGCCGCTCGATCCGCGCAATGTGTCGTACTTCTGTAGCGCGCTCACGGTGGACAGCTATCCGCCCGCCAGCGTGCATGGCTTCCCGGCGCAAATGGCCGAAATCGCGAAACAGGGTGCGATCAATCAGTTGAGCAAGGAGATTGCGTCGCTATGGTCGGCGGCCGGGCCGGCGGGCGCATTCCCGTGGCAATGGCTGGTGGATGGTAGCGAGGCCACCGGCGTGCAGCGCTTCGATGCGCAGTACTGGCGGGCGAATGTCGATCCGTCCGAGCGCTATGTGATGTCGGTGGTCGGTTCGACCAGGTATCGCCTGCGCACCGACCAATCGGGCTTCTCGAATCTGTTCCTGACGGGAGACTGGATCAAGACCGGCATCAATGCCGGTTGCGTCGAGGCAGCGGTGATGGCGGGCATGCAGGCCTCGCGCGCGATCAGCGGTTATCCTGTGGTGATCGAAGGCGAATCGGACTTTTAA
- a CDS encoding phosphohydrolase, with amino-acid sequence MAKDHQEQRAWVRMPSGRRLDLLDPTPFDWDDSDLALGLARTYRWGGHSAWPLPLSVAQHSLTVMHVRTAACTAAGLTLPPLAALRELLHDAEEGLLGFDCISPLKPFLGEAFKTLSQKLDAAVFLRYGLPGWTAKEHAAHKLADRLAAASEAVHIAGWSATEVQQTLKITVPPLHADPLHAIYGGTPWEPWPPALAAERFLVQLNQLKDLCA; translated from the coding sequence ATGGCCAAAGATCATCAAGAACAGCGCGCCTGGGTGCGCATGCCGTCCGGACGGCGCCTCGATTTACTCGACCCCACGCCCTTCGACTGGGACGATAGCGACCTGGCGTTGGGGCTGGCGCGCACGTATCGCTGGGGCGGCCATTCCGCGTGGCCGTTGCCGCTATCGGTGGCGCAACACTCGTTGACGGTGATGCATGTGCGCACCGCCGCCTGCACCGCAGCCGGCCTGACGCTGCCGCCGCTGGCGGCGCTGCGCGAACTGCTGCACGATGCCGAAGAAGGCCTGCTGGGCTTCGACTGCATCTCGCCGCTCAAGCCGTTTCTGGGCGAGGCCTTCAAGACCCTGTCGCAGAAACTCGACGCCGCCGTCTTCCTGCGCTACGGTCTGCCCGGCTGGACAGCAAAAGAACACGCCGCCCACAAGCTCGCCGACCGCCTGGCCGCCGCCAGCGAAGCGGTCCACATCGCCGGCTGGTCCGCCACGGAAGTACAGCAGACGCTGAAAATCACCGTACCACCGCTGCACGCCGACCCACTGCACGCCATCTACGGCGGCACGCCGTGGGAACCCTGGCCGCCAGCCCTCGCCGCTGAGCGGTTTCTTGTTCAACTCAACCAGCTGAAAGACCTATGCGCCTGA
- a CDS encoding response regulator, with protein sequence MNTASVLIADVHPLIRAGMAALIESDGKFTLLGQACDGKEAMEMCDRLHPDLLLMDLNMPGCDGVEAIGRIRAQHPDAKVIILSGHDGEDDADRSMRAGAHAYMLKSAPLDDLMTCIHAVLQGKKFMMPELAVKLASRIHGNQLTPRERDILMHLATGMSNKVIARAAGIGVGTVKFHVKSIMSKLNVCTRTEAAMVAAKRGLVHLN encoded by the coding sequence ATGAATACCGCATCCGTTCTCATTGCCGACGTCCACCCGCTGATCCGCGCCGGCATGGCCGCCTTGATCGAGTCCGACGGCAAGTTCACGCTGCTGGGCCAGGCCTGCGATGGCAAGGAAGCCATGGAGATGTGCGACCGCCTGCACCCCGACCTGCTGCTGATGGACCTGAACATGCCGGGCTGCGACGGCGTCGAAGCCATCGGCCGCATCCGTGCCCAGCATCCGGACGCCAAGGTCATCATCCTCAGCGGCCACGACGGTGAAGACGATGCCGACCGCAGCATGCGCGCCGGCGCCCATGCCTACATGCTGAAAAGCGCCCCGCTCGACGATCTGATGACCTGCATCCACGCCGTCCTGCAAGGCAAGAAATTCATGATGCCGGAACTGGCCGTCAAGCTGGCCAGCCGCATCCACGGCAACCAGCTAACCCCGCGCGAGCGCGATATTCTGATGCACCTGGCCACCGGCATGAGCAACAAGGTCATCGCCCGCGCCGCCGGCATCGGCGTCGGCACCGTCAAGTTCCACGTCAAGAGCATCATGTCGAAGCTCAACGTCTGCACCCGCACCGAGGCCGCCATGGTGGCCGCCAAGCGCGGACTGGTTCATCTGAATTAA
- a CDS encoding molecular chaperone HscC: MIVGIDLGTTNSLIAVWNNGAPRLLPNSLGEVLTPSCVSLDEDGTILVGRAARERLQTHPDRTAAVFKRYMGSDKAIQLGHRQFRPEELSALVLRSLKEDAEAALGHPVTEAIITVPAYFSDAQRKATRAAGQLAGLKVERLLNEPTAAALAYGIHLRGSETKFLVFDLGGGTFDVSVLDLFEGVMEVRASAGDNTLGGEDFVHALVNHFFAHHALPATLRSDAYFMQRLIFQAEAAKRVLSDAPNASIHIQHQKADYVLELDEAALERISAGLLQRLRGPVERALRDAGLRSAELNNVVLAGGATRMPLVRKLVARMFGRFPSSEISPDEVVALGAAVQVGLKMRDAALDEVVMTDVSPYSLGISVAMQLGDGSYSSGHFDPIIERNTPVPVSRVKRYYPVSDKQKQLELQIYQGEARLAKDNIRLGTLNCALPGTSVDAGGIDIRFTYDINGLLQVEATILASQEKHTLVIEDNPGLLSEADIVARFALLSELKIHPRDRLEHRTLLARAERLYQQLRGHQRDWLGGHIRAFEQVLETQEKHQIDSIRHQFITVLDDVEQSSYTQQ, encoded by the coding sequence ATGATCGTCGGGATCGACCTTGGTACAACCAATAGTTTAATTGCCGTATGGAACAACGGCGCGCCCCGCTTGCTGCCCAATAGCCTGGGTGAAGTATTGACGCCATCGTGCGTCAGTCTCGACGAAGACGGCACCATCCTGGTGGGCCGCGCCGCCCGCGAACGGTTGCAGACCCATCCTGACCGTACTGCCGCTGTGTTCAAGCGCTACATGGGCAGCGACAAAGCCATCCAGCTCGGTCATCGCCAGTTCCGCCCGGAAGAATTGTCGGCGCTGGTGTTACGCTCATTAAAAGAAGATGCCGAAGCGGCACTGGGCCATCCTGTCACAGAAGCCATCATCACGGTGCCAGCCTATTTTTCCGATGCGCAGCGCAAGGCCACGCGCGCCGCCGGTCAGTTGGCCGGCCTGAAGGTCGAACGGCTGTTGAATGAACCCACCGCCGCCGCGCTGGCGTATGGCATCCATCTGCGCGGCAGTGAAACAAAATTCCTGGTGTTCGATTTGGGTGGCGGCACCTTCGACGTTTCCGTGCTGGACCTGTTCGAAGGGGTGATGGAGGTGCGGGCTTCGGCCGGCGACAACACGCTTGGCGGCGAGGACTTTGTCCACGCACTGGTCAACCATTTCTTCGCCCACCACGCGCTGCCGGCGACGCTGCGCAGCGATGCGTATTTCATGCAGCGCTTGATCTTCCAGGCGGAGGCGGCCAAACGCGTGCTGAGTGACGCCCCCAACGCCAGCATCCACATCCAGCATCAAAAGGCCGACTATGTGCTGGAGCTGGATGAAGCGGCGCTGGAGCGCATCAGCGCTGGCTTGCTGCAACGTCTGCGCGGCCCGGTGGAACGCGCGCTGCGTGATGCCGGCCTGCGCAGCGCCGAGCTAAACAATGTAGTGCTGGCAGGCGGCGCCACCCGGATGCCGCTGGTGCGCAAGCTGGTGGCGCGCATGTTCGGCCGTTTTCCATCCTCCGAAATCAGTCCAGACGAGGTGGTGGCGCTCGGCGCCGCCGTGCAGGTGGGCTTGAAAATGCGCGATGCGGCGTTGGACGAGGTCGTGATGACCGACGTCTCGCCCTACTCGCTGGGCATCAGCGTGGCAATGCAGTTGGGCGACGGCAGCTACTCCAGCGGCCACTTCGATCCCATCATCGAACGCAACACGCCGGTGCCGGTGAGCCGTGTGAAACGCTACTACCCGGTCAGCGACAAGCAAAAGCAACTGGAACTGCAAATATACCAAGGCGAAGCACGCCTGGCGAAAGACAATATCCGCCTGGGCACGTTGAACTGCGCGCTGCCGGGCACCAGCGTAGACGCGGGCGGCATCGATATCCGCTTCACCTACGACATCAATGGCTTGCTGCAAGTCGAGGCCACCATCCTGGCGTCGCAGGAAAAACACACGCTGGTCATCGAGGATAACCCGGGTCTGTTGTCCGAAGCCGATATTGTTGCGCGCTTTGCCCTGCTCTCCGAGCTGAAAATCCATCCACGCGACCGGCTCGAACACCGTACTTTGCTGGCGCGCGCCGAACGCCTGTACCAGCAGCTGCGCGGACACCAGCGTGACTGGCTGGGAGGGCATATCCGCGCATTCGAGCAAGTGCTGGAGACGCAGGAAAAACATCAGATCGACAGCATCCGCCATCAGTTCATTACCGTGCTGGACGACGTCGAGCAATCCAGCTACACGCAGCAGTAA